In a single window of the Rhodoferax saidenbachensis genome:
- a CDS encoding ATP-dependent helicase, whose protein sequence is MSASPPSGLNLAQQEAVNYLHGPCLVLAGAGSGKTRVITHKIARLMQTGVEAKRICAITFTNKAAAEMRERAKGLIGRAAKDVLVCTFHALGVKMLRQDGAVLGLKPAFSILDTDDVTSILKDAGGTVDAATARSWQWTISGWKSAGMNAQQALALAADDNERIIATVMGRYEERLTAYQSVDFDDLISLPLKLLRDFPEVRARWQAQMGHVLVDEYQDTNATQYEMLKLLVGENARFTAVGDDDQSIYGWRGATLDNLKKLPIDFPTLKLVKLEQNYRSTSAILRAANNVIGPNPKLFPKTLFSELGEGEPVRVVDADSEEHEAERAVARIQSLRSEGALAQEGAQYKAFRDFAVLYRANHQAKPFEKALRKANIPYKVSGGQSFFDRAEIRDLCAWFRLWANNDDDPAFLRAVTTPKRGIGHTTLGSLGVFASQYKLSLFEALFSSSLGSVLSAKAVGSLHEFGRYLNDLEFRARHTEGAEAAKVFLADWLKEIGYEKHLYDGEESEKVASAKWTNVLEFCDWMAARCGGQIEDVAGVTEREIKSLLEVSQTIALLSTISEREKDQDVVTLSTLHASKGLEWPHVILVGVTEGMLPFKLGDGADSLGGSTKADEAANEDMATRLQEERRLMYVGITRAQRSLAVSWTRRRKKGREMVAALPSRFIAEMGLDQATVKEDPREKLKALRAEFAAKAQASAAAASQTR, encoded by the coding sequence ATGTCTGCCTCCCCGCCCTCCGGCCTGAATCTGGCCCAACAAGAAGCCGTTAACTACCTGCATGGCCCCTGCCTGGTGCTGGCCGGTGCCGGCTCGGGCAAGACACGGGTGATCACGCACAAGATTGCGCGGCTGATGCAGACCGGCGTGGAAGCCAAGCGCATTTGCGCCATCACCTTCACCAACAAGGCCGCCGCCGAAATGCGCGAGCGCGCCAAGGGCCTGATTGGCCGCGCCGCCAAGGACGTGCTGGTGTGCACCTTCCACGCACTGGGCGTGAAGATGCTGCGCCAGGACGGCGCAGTGCTGGGGCTCAAGCCCGCGTTTTCGATTCTGGACACGGATGACGTCACCAGCATCCTGAAAGACGCGGGCGGCACCGTGGACGCGGCCACGGCCCGGTCTTGGCAATGGACCATCAGCGGCTGGAAAAGCGCGGGCATGAACGCCCAGCAGGCCCTGGCGCTGGCCGCAGACGACAACGAACGCATCATCGCCACGGTCATGGGCCGCTACGAAGAGCGCCTGACGGCGTACCAGAGCGTGGACTTTGACGACCTGATCAGCCTGCCGCTCAAGCTGTTACGCGACTTCCCAGAAGTGCGCGCCCGATGGCAAGCCCAGATGGGCCATGTGCTGGTGGACGAATACCAGGACACCAACGCCACGCAGTACGAGATGCTCAAGCTGCTGGTGGGCGAAAACGCCCGCTTCACTGCCGTGGGCGACGACGACCAGTCCATCTACGGCTGGCGCGGCGCCACGCTGGACAATTTGAAGAAGCTGCCGATCGACTTTCCCACGCTCAAGCTGGTCAAGCTGGAGCAAAACTACCGATCCACCAGCGCCATCCTGCGCGCGGCCAACAACGTGATTGGCCCCAACCCCAAGCTGTTTCCCAAAACGCTGTTCAGTGAACTGGGCGAAGGCGAACCGGTGCGTGTGGTGGACGCCGACAGTGAAGAACACGAGGCCGAGCGCGCCGTGGCCCGCATCCAGAGCCTGCGCTCGGAAGGCGCCCTGGCCCAGGAAGGCGCTCAGTACAAGGCGTTTCGCGACTTTGCCGTGCTGTACCGCGCCAACCACCAGGCCAAGCCGTTTGAAAAGGCGCTGCGCAAGGCGAATATTCCCTACAAGGTATCGGGCGGGCAGAGCTTCTTTGACCGTGCCGAAATCCGCGACCTGTGCGCCTGGTTCCGCCTGTGGGCCAACAATGACGACGACCCGGCGTTTCTGCGCGCAGTCACCACACCCAAGCGCGGCATTGGCCACACTACGCTGGGCAGCCTGGGCGTGTTTGCCAGCCAGTACAAGTTGAGCCTGTTCGAAGCGCTATTTTCGTCTTCGCTGGGCAGTGTGCTGAGCGCCAAGGCCGTGGGCAGCCTGCACGAGTTTGGCCGTTACCTGAACGACCTGGAATTCCGCGCCCGCCACACCGAAGGCGCCGAGGCGGCCAAGGTCTTCCTGGCCGACTGGCTCAAGGAAATTGGCTACGAGAAACACCTGTACGACGGCGAAGAGAGCGAAAAGGTCGCCTCCGCCAAGTGGACCAATGTGCTGGAGTTTTGCGACTGGATGGCGGCACGCTGCGGCGGCCAGATTGAAGACGTGGCCGGGGTTACCGAGCGCGAAATCAAAAGCCTGCTCGAAGTCTCGCAAACCATCGCCCTGCTCTCCACCATCTCCGAGCGCGAGAAGGACCAGGATGTGGTGACCCTCTCCACCCTGCACGCCTCCAAGGGGCTGGAATGGCCGCATGTGATTCTGGTGGGCGTGACCGAGGGCATGTTGCCGTTCAAGTTGGGCGACGGCGCGGATTCGTTGGGCGGATCGACCAAGGCCGACGAAGCCGCCAACGAAGACATGGCCACCCGCCTGCAGGAAGAACGCCGCCTGATGTACGTGGGCATCACCCGTGCCCAGCGCAGCCTGGCCGTGAGCTGGACGCGCCGCCGCAAAAAAGGCCGCGAAATGGTGGCCGCCCTGCCCAGCCGCTTTATTGCCGAGATGGGGCTGGACCAAGCCACCGTCAAAGAAGACCCGCGCGAAAAGCTCAAGGCGCTGCGCGCCGAATTTGCCGCCAAGGCCCAGGCCTCTGCGGCTGCAGCCTCCCAGACCCGCTAG
- a CDS encoding IS4 family transposase, with translation MNAGRTVFAQLLAVVPFSHFEHLVDRYQANRWTRDFTAWSQFICMAYAQFTRREGLRDLIVCLNSQSSKLYHCGLRQRVSRSTLADANERRDSHLFEALGQRLIETALDLYKDHDIGLGLKEPLYAMDSTTIDLCLKLFPWADFRSTKAGIKAHTVIDLRGAIPVMLSITTGKVGDSGQLDALSLPKGSIVVLDRGYVDFARLHRLVQRECSFVVRAKDNLSFICSEAHAADVQTGVYSDQTIVLTGERSKKGYPEPLRRVRFYDAVSCLELVFLTNRLDLSALTIAAIYKQRWQIELFFKWLKQNLNIQHFFGNSLNAVRSQIWIAVCTYLIALVAHHGLHTDLSLRNFLHLVEVNMFEKISLAQMVDNAIKDDSFEELKSQVELF, from the coding sequence ATGAACGCTGGTCGCACGGTATTCGCGCAATTGCTGGCCGTCGTACCGTTTAGCCACTTTGAACACCTCGTTGATAGGTACCAAGCCAACCGCTGGACACGGGATTTCACTGCCTGGAGCCAATTCATTTGCATGGCCTACGCGCAGTTCACTCGCAGGGAAGGCTTGCGCGACCTGATCGTGTGCCTGAACTCGCAAAGCTCCAAGCTTTACCACTGCGGCCTGCGTCAGCGTGTATCACGCTCCACATTGGCCGATGCCAACGAGCGGCGTGACTCGCATTTGTTCGAAGCACTGGGGCAACGCCTGATCGAAACCGCGTTGGATTTGTACAAAGACCATGACATCGGCTTGGGCCTCAAGGAGCCACTGTATGCCATGGACTCCACCACCATCGACTTGTGTCTGAAACTGTTTCCCTGGGCTGACTTTCGGTCCACCAAAGCGGGAATCAAGGCCCATACGGTGATCGACCTGCGGGGTGCCATTCCAGTGATGCTATCGATCACCACCGGCAAAGTCGGCGACTCGGGGCAATTGGATGCATTGAGTCTGCCCAAGGGCTCTATCGTCGTGCTGGATCGCGGCTACGTGGACTTTGCAAGGTTGCACCGCTTGGTGCAACGGGAGTGCAGCTTTGTGGTGCGCGCCAAAGACAATTTGAGCTTCATCTGCAGTGAAGCCCACGCGGCTGATGTGCAAACCGGCGTGTACTCGGATCAAACCATTGTGCTGACGGGGGAGCGCTCCAAGAAAGGCTACCCTGAGCCTTTGCGCCGGGTACGTTTCTACGATGCAGTGAGTTGTTTGGAACTCGTCTTTCTAACCAACCGTCTAGACCTATCCGCCCTCACCATCGCAGCCATCTACAAGCAGCGCTGGCAGATTGAGCTGTTCTTCAAATGGCTCAAGCAGAACCTGAACATCCAACACTTCTTTGGCAATTCATTGAACGCGGTGAGATCACAGATATGGATTGCAGTGTGTACCTATTTGATAGCTTTGGTCGCACACCACGGACTACATACTGACCTGTCACTGCGTAACTTCTTGCATCTGGTGGAGGTCAACATGTTTGAGAAGATCTCTTTGGCTCAGATGGTAGACAACGCTATCAAGGACGACAGTTTCGAAGAGCTGAAATCGCAGGTTGAACTCTTCTGA
- a CDS encoding phospholipase A → MHLKIATFLIAACALSTGAIAQNDTKNGAWASANPDLPASSPPPVQVSCKNPHVSPLSSYWELEPASDCGTFGLRGYRPISLSVIGSDSVNTAPSSPTPGHTATFQPYNTAETRVQLSVRTKVAQGLLTGADPTLLDSVWFSYSQQSYWQLFNNSLSRPFRSTDHEPEITYILPIDAQLSDGWRLRYVGVSANHQSNGQTLPLSRSWNRVIARAGMEYGNTFVVNANLWQRMPEDSDSDDNPDIADYVGRAEVTGAWNLSKNNTLTVALRHSLKAEGNGSIRLGWLRKVGTSTASGERSGLRFHTEVFSGYGDSLLDYNRKRTVLSVGLTLLDW, encoded by the coding sequence ATGCACCTGAAAATTGCTACTTTTTTGATAGCTGCCTGCGCACTATCCACAGGGGCTATAGCCCAGAATGACACAAAAAATGGCGCCTGGGCCAGTGCCAACCCGGATCTGCCTGCGAGCAGTCCACCACCGGTGCAGGTCAGCTGCAAGAACCCCCATGTGTCGCCACTGTCCAGCTACTGGGAGCTGGAGCCCGCCAGCGACTGCGGCACCTTCGGCCTGCGCGGTTACCGGCCCATCAGCCTGTCGGTGATCGGCTCGGACAGTGTCAACACCGCGCCCAGCTCACCCACGCCCGGCCACACCGCAACATTCCAGCCCTACAACACGGCGGAAACCCGTGTCCAACTCTCGGTGCGCACCAAGGTCGCCCAGGGCCTGCTGACCGGTGCGGACCCCACGCTGCTGGACTCGGTGTGGTTTTCCTACAGCCAGCAGTCGTACTGGCAGTTGTTCAACAACAGCCTGTCGCGCCCCTTCCGCTCCACCGACCACGAGCCGGAAATCACCTACATCCTGCCCATAGATGCACAGTTGTCTGACGGTTGGCGCTTGCGTTACGTGGGTGTCAGTGCCAACCACCAGTCCAACGGCCAGACCCTGCCGCTCTCGCGCAGTTGGAACCGCGTAATAGCCCGTGCGGGCATGGAATACGGCAACACGTTTGTGGTGAACGCCAACCTGTGGCAACGTATGCCCGAGGACAGTGACAGCGACGACAACCCCGACATTGCCGATTACGTGGGGCGTGCCGAGGTCACCGGTGCCTGGAACCTGAGCAAAAACAACACGCTGACCGTTGCGCTGCGCCATTCACTCAAGGCCGAGGGCAATGGCTCGATCCGCCTGGGCTGGCTGCGCAAGGTGGGCACATCTACCGCCTCGGGCGAGCGCAGTGGCCTGCGTTTTCACACCGAAGTGTTCAGTGGGTACGGGGATTCTTTGCTGGACTACAACCGCAAACGCACGGTGCTCAGCGTGGGCCTGACACTACTGGACTGGTAG
- a CDS encoding sensor histidine kinase: MVLIGLVLLYLLMQATNNREMYESNYAWLFTINMVVAGALLGAIVWVGYRLFLRLRQGRFGSRLLVKLATIFALVGFAPGLLIYVVSYQFVSRSIETWFDVKVEGALEAGLGLGRVTLDTLSNDLSTKSRSAAVQLSENPEAMTGILLERMLDQLGASDMAVWGGSGNLIASAGQTRVKLNPDKPTSSQFRAARTDRSLSWVEGLEDAAPGVLPEARIRVLVPIASSALGLTPEQRFLLVSRALPPNLVANALAVESANREYQERALAREGLKRMYIGTLTLSLFLAVFGAVLMAVVLGNQIARPLLLLAEGVSQVAAGDFTPKLAMQGKDELGGLTRAFASMTEQLSDARQAVEHSMAQVDAARANLQTILDNLTAGVIVLGAAGEIRSSNPGATRILKTPLAAHEGQALASIPGLQDFGHAVQLQFADFLARRSEHGLDHWQQSFELGAGAASAHGPFDQALTLVARGAELPGEDRLLVFDDISEIVSAQRAQAWGEVARRLAHEIKNPLTPIQLSAERLEMKLSGKLQPTEQTILVKSVKTIVDQVDAMKRLVNEFRDYARLPAAELKPVDLNALITDVLQLYGDETATVPVRAELDPASPPVRGDVQQLRQVIHNLLQNAQDASEPVGSVVPDDGRHVVVRTQWQAASGRVRLSVLDQGSGFPEHILKRAFEPYVTTKAKGTGLGLAVVKKIADEHGSRVDITNRVVDGAVVGAQVSLSLAVDNSAPL, translated from the coding sequence ATGGTTCTCATTGGCCTGGTGCTCCTGTACCTGCTGATGCAGGCCACCAATAACCGGGAGATGTACGAGAGCAATTACGCTTGGTTGTTCACCATCAATATGGTGGTGGCGGGCGCTTTGCTGGGGGCCATTGTCTGGGTCGGGTACCGCCTGTTTTTACGCCTGCGGCAAGGCAGGTTTGGCAGCCGCCTGCTGGTCAAGCTGGCGACGATCTTTGCGCTGGTGGGTTTCGCGCCTGGCTTGTTGATTTATGTGGTGTCCTACCAGTTTGTCTCACGGTCCATCGAAACCTGGTTTGACGTCAAGGTAGAGGGCGCATTGGAGGCCGGCCTGGGCTTGGGGCGCGTCACGCTGGACACGCTGTCCAATGACTTGAGTACCAAGTCGCGGAGTGCGGCCGTGCAGCTGTCTGAGAACCCGGAGGCGATGACTGGCATTCTTCTGGAGCGCATGCTGGACCAGTTGGGCGCATCTGACATGGCGGTGTGGGGCGGCAGTGGCAACCTGATCGCTAGCGCAGGGCAAACAAGGGTGAAGCTGAATCCTGATAAACCCACTTCCAGCCAATTTCGCGCAGCGCGGACCGATCGATCCCTGTCGTGGGTGGAGGGCCTGGAGGACGCGGCACCCGGGGTTTTGCCGGAGGCCCGCATTCGGGTTCTGGTGCCCATTGCCAGCAGTGCGCTGGGGCTGACGCCCGAGCAGCGGTTCTTGCTAGTCTCCCGCGCTTTGCCGCCCAATCTGGTGGCCAATGCATTGGCTGTGGAATCTGCCAATCGGGAGTACCAGGAGCGTGCACTGGCCAGAGAAGGGCTCAAGCGGATGTACATCGGTACACTCACTTTGAGCCTTTTCCTGGCGGTGTTTGGTGCGGTCCTGATGGCGGTGGTTTTGGGCAATCAGATAGCCCGGCCCTTGCTGTTGTTGGCCGAAGGTGTGAGCCAGGTGGCGGCGGGAGATTTCACGCCCAAGTTGGCCATGCAGGGCAAGGATGAACTGGGTGGTTTGACCCGTGCTTTTGCCTCCATGACCGAACAGTTGTCCGATGCCCGCCAGGCGGTGGAACACAGCATGGCGCAGGTGGACGCGGCACGCGCCAATTTGCAGACCATCCTGGACAACCTGACTGCGGGCGTGATTGTGCTGGGGGCTGCGGGTGAGATCCGTTCCTCGAATCCCGGTGCCACCCGTATTCTGAAAACACCTCTTGCTGCCCACGAAGGGCAGGCCCTGGCCAGCATACCGGGCTTGCAGGATTTTGGGCATGCGGTGCAATTGCAGTTTGCCGACTTTCTCGCGCGCCGAAGCGAACACGGACTGGACCACTGGCAGCAATCGTTTGAACTCGGAGCAGGCGCCGCGTCCGCGCATGGGCCGTTTGACCAGGCGCTGACGCTGGTGGCACGTGGTGCCGAGTTGCCGGGTGAAGACCGGCTGCTGGTGTTTGATGACATTTCCGAGATCGTTTCTGCCCAGCGCGCGCAGGCGTGGGGCGAAGTGGCCCGCAGGTTGGCCCACGAGATCAAGAACCCCCTCACGCCGATACAGCTTTCTGCCGAGCGGCTGGAAATGAAACTGTCCGGCAAGCTGCAGCCGACCGAACAGACCATATTGGTCAAGTCCGTCAAAACCATTGTGGACCAGGTCGATGCCATGAAGCGATTGGTCAACGAATTCCGGGACTATGCACGCCTGCCCGCTGCCGAGCTCAAGCCCGTGGACCTCAACGCCCTGATCACCGACGTACTTCAGTTGTACGGAGATGAGACGGCGACAGTCCCAGTGCGGGCCGAACTGGACCCCGCCAGCCCACCGGTGCGTGGAGACGTCCAGCAACTGCGCCAGGTCATTCACAATTTGTTGCAAAACGCCCAGGACGCCAGCGAGCCAGTGGGCTCTGTTGTGCCCGATGATGGCCGCCATGTGGTGGTCCGCACCCAATGGCAAGCCGCTTCCGGGCGTGTACGCCTGAGCGTGCTGGACCAGGGCTCGGGCTTCCCCGAACACATCCTCAAACGGGCGTTCGAGCCCTATGTCACCACCAAGGCCAAGGGCACCGGACTGGGTTTGGCCGTGGTGAAGAAGATTGCCGATGAGCACGGCTCGCGTGTAGACATCACCAATCGCGTCGTGGACGGCGCTGTGGTGGGTGCACAAGTATCGTTATCATTGGCTGTAGATAACAGCGCGCCTCTTTAG
- a CDS encoding AEC family transporter, which yields MLQILTITFPFFALVLCGYIAARRGMLPLAAIPGMNGFVLFFALPCMLYRFGASTPIAELLDPSVVLTYTLCALVMVAFVVAVTLHGRIGWNDASFGALVGAFPNTGFMGVPLLVALLGAKAAGPAIVSILVDMVITSSLCIALSRLGEHSGASATQAAKNALKGVATNPMPWSILLGGLVSALQIEFPQPLVATVGLLADSASPVALFTIGAVLARSQIMAKEDKSHEVHWQEYVPVALIKLFLHPLLVLLVGVTAVSLGVPLDKFALTVLVLLAALPSASNVSLLAERFGADNGRIARIILVSTAAAFFTFSGAVSLMTGR from the coding sequence GTGCTGCAAATCCTGACCATCACTTTCCCCTTTTTCGCCCTGGTGCTGTGCGGCTACATCGCCGCCCGCCGGGGCATGCTGCCGCTGGCGGCCATTCCGGGCATGAACGGTTTTGTGTTGTTCTTCGCGCTGCCCTGCATGCTGTACCGCTTTGGCGCGTCCACGCCCATTGCCGAGCTGTTGGACCCCAGCGTGGTGCTGACCTATACGCTGTGTGCGCTGGTCATGGTGGCCTTTGTGGTGGCCGTGACGCTGCACGGCCGCATTGGCTGGAACGACGCCTCGTTTGGCGCGCTGGTGGGAGCCTTCCCCAACACGGGCTTCATGGGCGTACCACTCTTGGTGGCCCTCTTGGGCGCCAAGGCGGCTGGGCCGGCCATTGTGTCCATTCTGGTGGACATGGTGATCACTTCGTCGCTGTGTATTGCGCTCTCGCGCCTGGGCGAACACTCCGGTGCCTCGGCCACGCAAGCCGCCAAAAACGCGCTCAAGGGCGTGGCCACCAACCCCATGCCCTGGTCCATCCTGTTGGGCGGGTTGGTGTCCGCGCTGCAGATCGAATTCCCCCAGCCGCTGGTCGCCACCGTGGGCCTGCTGGCCGATTCGGCGTCCCCCGTGGCCCTGTTCACCATTGGTGCTGTCCTGGCCCGTTCGCAAATCATGGCCAAGGAGGACAAGTCGCACGAGGTGCATTGGCAAGAGTACGTGCCGGTGGCATTGATCAAACTGTTTTTGCACCCGCTCTTGGTGCTGCTGGTGGGCGTGACCGCCGTGAGCCTGGGCGTGCCGCTGGACAAATTTGCGCTGACGGTGCTGGTGCTGCTGGCCGCCCTGCCCAGCGCCAGCAATGTGTCGCTGCTGGCCGAACGCTTTGGCGCCGACAACGGGCGCATCGCACGCATCATTCTGGTGTCCACCGCGGCGGCTTTCTTTACATTCTCGGGCGCAGTGAGCCTGATGACGGGGCGGTAA
- a CDS encoding PilZ domain-containing protein, with protein MKSAPVKSLRHYARIPFAADVLLHLEGKTIAVQLVDIALKGALVHTEAAPTLQLHEKCRLLLPLADDGEGLVMAGRIAHLDDHHVGIECLDIDVTSLTRLRRLIELNTGDTELMDRELSLLFSAA; from the coding sequence ATGAAATCCGCACCGGTCAAAAGTCTGCGCCACTACGCCCGCATCCCCTTTGCCGCAGACGTGCTTTTGCACTTGGAGGGCAAAACCATTGCGGTGCAGTTGGTGGATATCGCGCTCAAAGGCGCCCTGGTGCACACCGAAGCGGCCCCCACACTCCAGTTGCATGAGAAATGCCGCCTGCTGCTGCCCTTGGCGGACGATGGAGAAGGTTTGGTGATGGCGGGACGGATCGCGCATCTGGATGATCACCATGTGGGCATTGAATGCCTGGACATTGATGTCACCAGCCTGACGCGGCTTCGGCGCCTGATTGAACTCAATACCGGGGACACCGAATTGATGGACCGCGAACTGTCTTTGCTGTTTTCCGCAGCCTGA
- a CDS encoding response regulator produces the protein MANILVVDDEHGIRDLLWEILNDEGHNVELAENAAQARAARLRERPDLVLLDIWMPDTDGVTLLKEWSSTGLLTMPVIMMSGHATIDTAVEATKIGALAFLEKPITLQKLLKAVEQGLARGNLRKPAATASQVPVAASSQEAADTESLVHVVSAPAGPQANQNFVLDKPLREARDEFEKAYFEYHLAQENGSMTRVAEKTGLERTHLYRKLKQLGVDLTRSKRGGN, from the coding sequence ATGGCAAACATACTGGTTGTAGACGACGAGCACGGCATCCGTGACCTGCTCTGGGAAATACTGAACGACGAAGGTCACAACGTAGAGCTTGCCGAAAACGCAGCCCAAGCACGGGCCGCACGCCTGCGCGAACGTCCCGATCTGGTTTTGCTCGACATCTGGATGCCAGACACCGATGGCGTGACACTGCTCAAAGAGTGGTCGTCCACCGGCCTGCTCACCATGCCGGTCATCATGATGAGCGGCCACGCCACCATTGATACGGCGGTCGAGGCCACCAAAATCGGTGCACTGGCGTTTCTGGAAAAACCCATCACCCTGCAAAAGCTGCTCAAGGCCGTGGAGCAAGGCTTGGCACGTGGCAACCTGCGCAAGCCCGCAGCCACCGCTTCACAAGTGCCCGTAGCCGCCTCTTCGCAGGAGGCGGCGGATACCGAGAGTTTGGTACACGTGGTGTCTGCACCTGCCGGACCACAGGCCAATCAGAATTTTGTGCTGGACAAACCCCTGCGTGAAGCCCGTGATGAGTTTGAGAAAGCTTACTTTGAGTACCACCTGGCCCAGGAAAATGGCTCCATGACGCGCGTAGCAGAAAAAACGGGTCTGGAGCGCACTCACCTGTACCGCAAGCTCAAACAACTGGGTGTGGATCTCACGCGCAGCAAGCGTGGTGGCAACTGA
- a CDS encoding amino acid ABC transporter substrate-binding protein: protein MSNTSLLVAVALGGICGAAHAGPVLDRIRQTGKITLAHREASIPFSYLDANKRPIGYAMDMCAKVTEAIRKQLALSALTTEYLKVTEFNQVEMIEQNKADLECGATSNSAERREKVAFTIPYYITGTRFMVRADSKITDLRGFEGLTLVSTYKTPSLAAITRANNERLLRINIMQANDHVQAAEMIEKEQADGFAMDDVLLYGVLSTRPAPNKLKVVGKFLTLEPLSIVMSKKDPELKAMVDEEMRRLISSREAYAIYDRWFTKPIPPNDHALNIPMNYLLRDLWKYPTDNVPN from the coding sequence ATGTCGAACACATCGCTACTGGTCGCAGTAGCCCTTGGTGGCATCTGTGGGGCCGCACATGCCGGGCCGGTGCTGGACCGCATTCGGCAGACGGGCAAGATCACGCTGGCGCACCGCGAGGCTTCCATCCCGTTTTCGTATCTGGATGCCAACAAACGCCCCATTGGTTATGCCATGGACATGTGCGCGAAGGTGACTGAGGCCATCCGCAAACAGCTGGCGCTCAGTGCATTGACGACCGAATACCTCAAGGTGACGGAGTTCAATCAGGTGGAGATGATTGAGCAGAACAAGGCCGATCTGGAATGTGGGGCCACCAGCAACAGTGCCGAACGCCGCGAGAAGGTGGCGTTCACGATTCCGTACTACATCACCGGCACCCGATTTATGGTGCGTGCGGACAGCAAGATCACTGACCTGCGTGGATTCGAAGGGCTGACCCTGGTCTCGACCTACAAGACGCCGTCATTGGCGGCCATCACCCGCGCCAATAACGAACGGCTGCTGCGCATCAACATCATGCAAGCCAACGACCATGTACAGGCTGCAGAAATGATCGAAAAAGAGCAGGCTGACGGATTTGCCATGGATGACGTACTGCTGTACGGCGTGTTATCCACCCGCCCTGCCCCCAATAAATTGAAGGTGGTTGGGAAATTCCTGACACTGGAGCCGCTTTCCATCGTGATGTCCAAGAAGGACCCCGAACTCAAGGCTATGGTGGATGAAGAAATGCGGCGCCTGATCAGCTCACGCGAAGCCTATGCCATCTACGACCGTTGGTTTACCAAGCCCATTCCCCCCAACGATCACGCCCTCAATATTCCGATGAATTATCTTTTGCGTGATCTCTGGAAGTACCCCACGGACAATGTGCCCAACTGA
- a CDS encoding YitT family protein produces the protein MPTDSPKPMIHSWLDDGHALLAGSLFVALGLTMFSHAGLITGGVAGVAFLLSYASGINLAIFFFVLSLPFFGLSWYRLGAEFTIKSFAAVVLVSVFTGFAPRVVRFELLNPWVASVLGGFLIGFGLLALLRHQASVGGVNILAQWLQQSKGISAGKVQMGVDVLIVLAALAVIPPIKVLESVAGAVAIGAILALNHKPGRYLGV, from the coding sequence ATGCCAACCGACTCCCCCAAACCCATGATCCATTCCTGGCTTGACGACGGGCACGCCTTGTTGGCGGGCTCGCTGTTTGTCGCCTTGGGACTCACCATGTTTTCGCATGCGGGGCTGATCACGGGCGGCGTGGCGGGGGTGGCGTTTTTGCTGAGTTATGCCAGTGGCATCAACCTGGCCATATTCTTCTTTGTGCTGAGCCTGCCGTTCTTCGGCCTGTCGTGGTACCGCTTGGGGGCGGAGTTCACCATCAAGAGTTTTGCGGCGGTGGTGCTGGTGTCGGTGTTCACGGGGTTCGCGCCGCGGGTGGTGCGGTTTGAGTTGCTCAACCCGTGGGTGGCGTCGGTGCTGGGCGGTTTCCTGATCGGGTTTGGGCTGTTGGCGCTGTTGCGCCACCAGGCCAGTGTGGGCGGGGTGAATATCCTCGCCCAGTGGCTGCAGCAGTCCAAGGGCATCAGCGCCGGCAAGGTGCAGATGGGCGTGGACGTGTTGATTGTGCTGGCGGCCCTGGCGGTGATTCCGCCGATCAAGGTGCTGGAGTCGGTGGCCGGTGCGGTGGCGATTGGCGCCATCCTGGCGCTGAACCACAAGCCGGGCAGGTATCTGGGCGTCTAG